TTGAATTTAAGCCATTTCTGTTAATAATACGTAATAAATAGCTGTATATGTGTAATAATACACAATTTATTCAGATTTTTTGTCGCGCTCCATTAAATCTTTAACGCATTCTTTTACAGAAATATTTTCAAATAAAACTCTATATAATGCATTTGTAATTGGCATATCTACATTTTTTTCTTTAGCTAAATAGTAAACTGATTTAGTTGTATAAATACCTTCGACAACCATATTCATTTCGGATAAGGCTTGCTCCATGGATTCACCTTGCCCAAGTTTATATCCTAATGTGAAATTTCGAGAATGTGTTGACGTACATGTAACAATTAAATCACCAATACCGCCCAATCCTAAAAACGTCATAGGATCAGCACCTAATTTTTCACCTAATCTGCTGATTTCAGCTAAACCACGAGTCATTAATGCAGCTTTCGCATTATCTCCATATCCAATTCCAGCTACAATTCCACTTGCTACTGCAATGATATTTTTTAATGCTCCACCAAGTTCAACGCCAACCAAATCATCATTCGTATAAACACGTAAATAGTCATTCATAAATAAATCTTGAATTAGTTTACTTACATTTTCATCTTTTGATGAAGCTGCTACAGTTGTTGGTTGTTTTACTACAACTTCTTCTGCATGACTTGGTCCAGATAATACACCAATACCTGCATTATATTCAGGGGAAATTGAATCTTCAAGCATCTCTGAAACACGTTTAAATGTGCCATTTTCTATACCTTTAGCGACATGAATAAATGTTTTCTTAGTTGTTAACTTTTCATTTATTTGAGAAGCTACATCACGCATCGCCTTAGTTGGTAACGCCATTAAGTATATATCTGCGTATTGGATAGCTTCATCCATATTTGATGTCGCAATGATACTATCGTTTAATTTCGCATATTTTAAATACTTTTTATTCGTATGACAATTATTTAATTCATCAACAGCGTTTTGATTTTTACCCCACATCATCACGTCATGCCCATTTTCAGCTAGTACGTTGGCAAGGGCCGTTCCAAAACTTCCCATACCAAATACGGTAATTTTAGTCATAATTATCCCCCAATCGTTAATTTCTTTTTCGAGCTATAATATGAATTGGCGTACCTTCAAATCCAAATGCAGCACGGATTTGGTTCTCTAAATAGCGCTTATAAGAAAAATGCATTAATTCAACATCATTTACAAACACTACAAATGTTGGCGGTTCAATCGCAACTTGTGTCGCATAAAAGACATTAAGG
This is a stretch of genomic DNA from Staphylococcus roterodami. It encodes these proteins:
- a CDS encoding NAD(P)H-dependent glycerol-3-phosphate dehydrogenase; translated protein: MTKITVFGMGSFGTALANVLAENGHDVMMWGKNQNAVDELNNCHTNKKYLKYAKLNDSIIATSNMDEAIQYADIYLMALPTKAMRDVASQINEKLTTKKTFIHVAKGIENGTFKRVSEMLEDSISPEYNAGIGVLSGPSHAEEVVVKQPTTVAASSKDENVSKLIQDLFMNDYLRVYTNDDLVGVELGGALKNIIAVASGIVAGIGYGDNAKAALMTRGLAEISRLGEKLGADPMTFLGLGGIGDLIVTCTSTHSRNFTLGYKLGQGESMEQALSEMNMVVEGIYTTKSVYYLAKEKNVDMPITNALYRVLFENISVKECVKDLMERDKKSE